One Misgurnus anguillicaudatus chromosome 22, ASM2758022v2, whole genome shotgun sequence DNA segment encodes these proteins:
- the hnrpkl gene encoding heterogeneous nuclear ribonucleoprotein K, like isoform X4: METENKQEEEETTFSNTDTNGKRPAEDMDEEQAFKRSRNTDEMVELRVLLQSKNAGAVIGKGGKNIKALRTDYNASVSVPDSSGPERILSVSADIETIGEILLKIIPTLEEYQHYSGTDFDCELRLLIHQSLAGGIIGVKGAKIKELRENTQTTIKLFQECCPHSTDRVVLVGGKPERVVECIKVILELISEAPIKGRAQPYDPNFYDETYDYGGFTMMYEERGRRPMGGFPMRGRGGFDRMPPGRGGRPIPSRRDYDDMSPRRGPPPPPPGRGGRGGSRARNLPLPPPPPPRGGGDRFSHQSYHSNMDDRPNDRRGRPGDRYESMSGGGYGGRGSYSDIGGPVITTQVTIPKDLAGSIIGKGGQRIKQIRHESGASIKIDEPLEGSEDRIITITGTQDQIQNAQYLLQNSVKQYSGRFF, encoded by the exons ATGGAGACAGAAAATAAGCAGGAGGAAGAAGAGACCACATTCAGTAACACTGACACTAACG GCAAGCGCCCTGCTGAGGACATGGATGAGGAGCAGGCCTTCAAACGTTCTCGTAACACTGATGAAATGGTGGAGCTAAGGGTGCTTCTCCAAAGCAAA AATGCTGGAGCTGTGATTGGAAAAGGGGGCAAGAACATTAAAGCGCTGCGCACAGAT TACAATGCCAGTGTATCAGTCCCAGACAGCAGTGGCCCAGAGCG TATCCTGAGTGTGAGTGCAGATATAGAGACCATTGGTGAGATTCTACTAAAGATCATCCCTACCCTGGAGGAG TATCAGCACTACAGCGGGACTGACTTTGACTGTGAGCTGCGTCTGCTGATTCATCAGAGTTTGGCCGGAGGCATTATTGGAGTCAAAGGTGCCAAGATTAAGGAACTGAGGGAG AACACACAGACTACAATCAAGCTCTTCCAGGAGTGCTGCCCCCACTCCACCGACCGTGTGGTTTTAGTGGGCGGTAAACCTGAGCGTGTAGTCGAATGCATCAAGGTCATTCTGGAACTGATTTCAGAG GCTCCCATCAAAGGGCGAGCACAGCCCTATGACCCAAACTTTTATGATGAAACCTATGACTACGGTGGCTTTACTATGATGTATGAGGAGAGAGGTCGGCGGCCTATGGGGGGTTTCCCCATGCGAGGCAGAGGAGGGTTCGACCGCATGCCTCCTGGCCGTGGCGGTCGTCCCATACCCTCTAGGCGGGATTATGATGATATGAGCCCTCGCCGTGGACCACCTCCACCCCCACCGGGGAGAGGAGGACGTGGCGGTAGCAGGGCCCGAAACCTGCCCCTGCCTCCACCGCCACCCCCTAGAGGAGG AGGTGATCGATTTTCCCACCAGAGCTATCACAGCAATATGGATGACAGACCAAA TGACCGAAGGGGGCGACCCGGAGACCGCTATGAGAGCATG AGTGGAGGTGGATATG GTGGTCGAGGTTCATACAGCGACATTGGCGGTCCTGTTATCACAACACAAGTGACCATCCCCAAAGAT CTGGCCGGTTCCATCATTGGGAAAGGCGGGCAGAGGATCAAGCAGATCCGTCATGAGTCGGGAGCATCTATCAAAATCGATGAGCCACTAGAGGGCTCAGAGGACAGAATCATTACCATCACAGGCACACAGGACCAGATTCAGAACGCCCAGTATCTACTACAGAACAG TGTGAAGCAGTACTCTGGTCGGTTCTTCTAG
- the hnrpkl gene encoding heterogeneous nuclear ribonucleoprotein K, like isoform X2 yields the protein METENKQEEEETTFSNTDTNGKRPAEDMDEEQAFKRSRNTDEMVELRVLLQSKNAGAVIGKGGKNIKALRTDYNASVSVPDSSGPERILSVSADIETIGEILLKIIPTLEEYQHYSGTDFDCELRLLIHQSLAGGIIGVKGAKIKELRENTQTTIKLFQECCPHSTDRVVLVGGKPERVVECIKVILELISEAPIKGRAQPYDPNFYDETYDYGGFTMMYEERGRRPMGGFPMRGRGGFDRMPPGRGGRPIPSRRDYDDMSPRRGPPPPPPGRGGRGGSRARNLPLPPPPPPRGGGDRFSHQSYHSNMDDRPNDRRGRPGDRYESMSGGGYDNNSSWEPFQSGGRGSYSDIGGPVITTQVTIPKDLAGSIIGKGGQRIKQIRHESGASIKIDEPLEGSEDRIITITGTQDQIQNAQYLLQNSVKQYSGRFF from the exons ATGGAGACAGAAAATAAGCAGGAGGAAGAAGAGACCACATTCAGTAACACTGACACTAACG GCAAGCGCCCTGCTGAGGACATGGATGAGGAGCAGGCCTTCAAACGTTCTCGTAACACTGATGAAATGGTGGAGCTAAGGGTGCTTCTCCAAAGCAAA AATGCTGGAGCTGTGATTGGAAAAGGGGGCAAGAACATTAAAGCGCTGCGCACAGAT TACAATGCCAGTGTATCAGTCCCAGACAGCAGTGGCCCAGAGCG TATCCTGAGTGTGAGTGCAGATATAGAGACCATTGGTGAGATTCTACTAAAGATCATCCCTACCCTGGAGGAG TATCAGCACTACAGCGGGACTGACTTTGACTGTGAGCTGCGTCTGCTGATTCATCAGAGTTTGGCCGGAGGCATTATTGGAGTCAAAGGTGCCAAGATTAAGGAACTGAGGGAG AACACACAGACTACAATCAAGCTCTTCCAGGAGTGCTGCCCCCACTCCACCGACCGTGTGGTTTTAGTGGGCGGTAAACCTGAGCGTGTAGTCGAATGCATCAAGGTCATTCTGGAACTGATTTCAGAG GCTCCCATCAAAGGGCGAGCACAGCCCTATGACCCAAACTTTTATGATGAAACCTATGACTACGGTGGCTTTACTATGATGTATGAGGAGAGAGGTCGGCGGCCTATGGGGGGTTTCCCCATGCGAGGCAGAGGAGGGTTCGACCGCATGCCTCCTGGCCGTGGCGGTCGTCCCATACCCTCTAGGCGGGATTATGATGATATGAGCCCTCGCCGTGGACCACCTCCACCCCCACCGGGGAGAGGAGGACGTGGCGGTAGCAGGGCCCGAAACCTGCCCCTGCCTCCACCGCCACCCCCTAGAGGAGG AGGTGATCGATTTTCCCACCAGAGCTATCACAGCAATATGGATGACAGACCAAA TGACCGAAGGGGGCGACCCGGAGACCGCTATGAGAGCATG AGTGGAGGTGGATATG ACAATAATTCCTCTTGGGAGCCCTTCCAATCTG GTGGTCGAGGTTCATACAGCGACATTGGCGGTCCTGTTATCACAACACAAGTGACCATCCCCAAAGAT CTGGCCGGTTCCATCATTGGGAAAGGCGGGCAGAGGATCAAGCAGATCCGTCATGAGTCGGGAGCATCTATCAAAATCGATGAGCCACTAGAGGGCTCAGAGGACAGAATCATTACCATCACAGGCACACAGGACCAGATTCAGAACGCCCAGTATCTACTACAGAACAG TGTGAAGCAGTACTCTGGTCGGTTCTTCTAG
- the hnrpkl gene encoding heterogeneous nuclear ribonucleoprotein K, like isoform X1, protein METENKQEEEETTFSNTDTNGKRPAEDMDEEQAFKRSRNTDEMVELRVLLQSKNAGAVIGKGGKNIKALRTDYNASVSVPDSSGPERILSVSADIETIGEILLKIIPTLEEYQHYSGTDFDCELRLLIHQSLAGGIIGVKGAKIKELRENTQTTIKLFQECCPHSTDRVVLVGGKPERVVECIKVILELISEAPIKGRAQPYDPNFYDETYDYGGFTMMYEERGRRPMGGFPMRGRGGFDRMPPGRGGRPIPSRRDYDDMSPRRGPPPPPPGRGGRGGSRARNLPLPPPPPPRGGGDRFSHQSYHSNMDDRPNSDRRGRPGDRYESMSGGGYDNNSSWEPFQSGGRGSYSDIGGPVITTQVTIPKDLAGSIIGKGGQRIKQIRHESGASIKIDEPLEGSEDRIITITGTQDQIQNAQYLLQNSVKQYSGRFF, encoded by the exons ATGGAGACAGAAAATAAGCAGGAGGAAGAAGAGACCACATTCAGTAACACTGACACTAACG GCAAGCGCCCTGCTGAGGACATGGATGAGGAGCAGGCCTTCAAACGTTCTCGTAACACTGATGAAATGGTGGAGCTAAGGGTGCTTCTCCAAAGCAAA AATGCTGGAGCTGTGATTGGAAAAGGGGGCAAGAACATTAAAGCGCTGCGCACAGAT TACAATGCCAGTGTATCAGTCCCAGACAGCAGTGGCCCAGAGCG TATCCTGAGTGTGAGTGCAGATATAGAGACCATTGGTGAGATTCTACTAAAGATCATCCCTACCCTGGAGGAG TATCAGCACTACAGCGGGACTGACTTTGACTGTGAGCTGCGTCTGCTGATTCATCAGAGTTTGGCCGGAGGCATTATTGGAGTCAAAGGTGCCAAGATTAAGGAACTGAGGGAG AACACACAGACTACAATCAAGCTCTTCCAGGAGTGCTGCCCCCACTCCACCGACCGTGTGGTTTTAGTGGGCGGTAAACCTGAGCGTGTAGTCGAATGCATCAAGGTCATTCTGGAACTGATTTCAGAG GCTCCCATCAAAGGGCGAGCACAGCCCTATGACCCAAACTTTTATGATGAAACCTATGACTACGGTGGCTTTACTATGATGTATGAGGAGAGAGGTCGGCGGCCTATGGGGGGTTTCCCCATGCGAGGCAGAGGAGGGTTCGACCGCATGCCTCCTGGCCGTGGCGGTCGTCCCATACCCTCTAGGCGGGATTATGATGATATGAGCCCTCGCCGTGGACCACCTCCACCCCCACCGGGGAGAGGAGGACGTGGCGGTAGCAGGGCCCGAAACCTGCCCCTGCCTCCACCGCCACCCCCTAGAGGAGG AGGTGATCGATTTTCCCACCAGAGCTATCACAGCAATATGGATGACAGACCAAA CAGTGACCGAAGGGGGCGACCCGGAGACCGCTATGAGAGCATG AGTGGAGGTGGATATG ACAATAATTCCTCTTGGGAGCCCTTCCAATCTG GTGGTCGAGGTTCATACAGCGACATTGGCGGTCCTGTTATCACAACACAAGTGACCATCCCCAAAGAT CTGGCCGGTTCCATCATTGGGAAAGGCGGGCAGAGGATCAAGCAGATCCGTCATGAGTCGGGAGCATCTATCAAAATCGATGAGCCACTAGAGGGCTCAGAGGACAGAATCATTACCATCACAGGCACACAGGACCAGATTCAGAACGCCCAGTATCTACTACAGAACAG TGTGAAGCAGTACTCTGGTCGGTTCTTCTAG
- the hnrpkl gene encoding heterogeneous nuclear ribonucleoprotein K, like isoform X3, whose translation METENKQEEEETTFSNTDTNGKRPAEDMDEEQAFKRSRNTDEMVELRVLLQSKNAGAVIGKGGKNIKALRTDYNASVSVPDSSGPERILSVSADIETIGEILLKIIPTLEEYQHYSGTDFDCELRLLIHQSLAGGIIGVKGAKIKELRENTQTTIKLFQECCPHSTDRVVLVGGKPERVVECIKVILELISEAPIKGRAQPYDPNFYDETYDYGGFTMMYEERGRRPMGGFPMRGRGGFDRMPPGRGGRPIPSRRDYDDMSPRRGPPPPPPGRGGRGGSRARNLPLPPPPPPRGGGDRFSHQSYHSNMDDRPNSDRRGRPGDRYESMSGGGYGGRGSYSDIGGPVITTQVTIPKDLAGSIIGKGGQRIKQIRHESGASIKIDEPLEGSEDRIITITGTQDQIQNAQYLLQNSVKQYSGRFF comes from the exons ATGGAGACAGAAAATAAGCAGGAGGAAGAAGAGACCACATTCAGTAACACTGACACTAACG GCAAGCGCCCTGCTGAGGACATGGATGAGGAGCAGGCCTTCAAACGTTCTCGTAACACTGATGAAATGGTGGAGCTAAGGGTGCTTCTCCAAAGCAAA AATGCTGGAGCTGTGATTGGAAAAGGGGGCAAGAACATTAAAGCGCTGCGCACAGAT TACAATGCCAGTGTATCAGTCCCAGACAGCAGTGGCCCAGAGCG TATCCTGAGTGTGAGTGCAGATATAGAGACCATTGGTGAGATTCTACTAAAGATCATCCCTACCCTGGAGGAG TATCAGCACTACAGCGGGACTGACTTTGACTGTGAGCTGCGTCTGCTGATTCATCAGAGTTTGGCCGGAGGCATTATTGGAGTCAAAGGTGCCAAGATTAAGGAACTGAGGGAG AACACACAGACTACAATCAAGCTCTTCCAGGAGTGCTGCCCCCACTCCACCGACCGTGTGGTTTTAGTGGGCGGTAAACCTGAGCGTGTAGTCGAATGCATCAAGGTCATTCTGGAACTGATTTCAGAG GCTCCCATCAAAGGGCGAGCACAGCCCTATGACCCAAACTTTTATGATGAAACCTATGACTACGGTGGCTTTACTATGATGTATGAGGAGAGAGGTCGGCGGCCTATGGGGGGTTTCCCCATGCGAGGCAGAGGAGGGTTCGACCGCATGCCTCCTGGCCGTGGCGGTCGTCCCATACCCTCTAGGCGGGATTATGATGATATGAGCCCTCGCCGTGGACCACCTCCACCCCCACCGGGGAGAGGAGGACGTGGCGGTAGCAGGGCCCGAAACCTGCCCCTGCCTCCACCGCCACCCCCTAGAGGAGG AGGTGATCGATTTTCCCACCAGAGCTATCACAGCAATATGGATGACAGACCAAA CAGTGACCGAAGGGGGCGACCCGGAGACCGCTATGAGAGCATG AGTGGAGGTGGATATG GTGGTCGAGGTTCATACAGCGACATTGGCGGTCCTGTTATCACAACACAAGTGACCATCCCCAAAGAT CTGGCCGGTTCCATCATTGGGAAAGGCGGGCAGAGGATCAAGCAGATCCGTCATGAGTCGGGAGCATCTATCAAAATCGATGAGCCACTAGAGGGCTCAGAGGACAGAATCATTACCATCACAGGCACACAGGACCAGATTCAGAACGCCCAGTATCTACTACAGAACAG TGTGAAGCAGTACTCTGGTCGGTTCTTCTAG
- the gnaq gene encoding guanine nucleotide-binding protein G(q) subunit alpha isoform X1, with amino-acid sequence MVMTLDSMLACCMSEEAKEARRINDEIERKLRRDKKDARRELKLLLLGTGESGKSTFIKQMRIIHGSGYSEEDRRGFTKLVYQNIFTSLQAMIQAMETLHIPYKYEFNKANANIVNEVDVEKVYMLVNPYVDAIWSLWNDPGIQECYDRRREYQLSDSTKYYLTSLDRIADRAYVPTLQDVLRVRVPTTGIIEYPFDLQSVIFRMVDVGGQRSERRKWIHCFENVTSIMFLAALSEYDQVLIESDNVNRMEESKALFRTIITYPWFQNSSVILFLNKKDLLEEIIMFSHLVDYFPEFDGAQRDPQAAREFILKMFVDLNPDMEKIIYSHFTCATDTENIRFVFAAVKDTILQHTLKEYNLV; translated from the exons ATGGTCATGACACTGGACTCGATGTTGGCGTGCTGCATGAGCGAGGAGGCGAAAGAAGCGCGGCGGATCAATGATGAGATCGAGCGCAAGCTCCGCCGTGACAAGAAAGACGCGCGGCGCGAACTCAAGCTGCTACTATTAG GGACTGGTGAGAGTGGAAAAAGTACCTTTATTAAACAGATGAGAATCATCCATGGCTCAGGGTATTCAGAGGAGGACAGAAGAGGCTTTACCAAGCTGGTCTATCAAAACATCTTCACATCTTTGCAGGCCATGATACAAGCTATGGAAACTCTACATATTCCCTACAAATATGAATTTAATAAG GCCAATGCAAACATTGTCAATGAAGTGGATGTAGAGAAGGTTTACATGCTTGTCAACCCCTATGTAGATGCTATCTGGAGTTTATGGAATGACCCAGGAATTCAGGAGTGTTATGACCGGAGGAGAGAGTACCAGCTCTCAGATTCTACAAAATA CTATCTAACTTCATTGGATCGCATTGCTGATCGTGCCTATGTACCTACCCTGCAAGACGTTCTCAGGGTCAGAGTGCCAACAACAGGCATTATTGAATATCCCTTTGACCTACAGAGTGTCATTTTCAG GATGGTGGATGTAGGTGGCCAGCGGTCAGAAAGGCGAAAGTGGATTCACTGCTTTGAAAACGTCACCTCGATCATGTTCCTGGCAGCACTCAGTGAATATGACCAAGTTCTAATAGAGTCTGACAATGTG AATCGAATGGAGGAAAGCAAAGCATTGTTTAGGACGATAATAACATACCCATGGTTCCAGAATTCATCAGTTATCCTTTTTTTGAACAAGAAAGACCTTTTAGaggagataataatgttttcacACCTTGTAGATTACTTTCCTGAATTTGATG GAGCCCAGAGAGACCCTCAAGCTGCAAGAGAATTCATCCTGAAGATGTTTGTCGACCTGAATCCAGACatggaaaaaattatttattctcACTTTACTTGTGCTACTGACACAGAAAACATCAGGTTTGTTTTTGCAGCTGTCAAAGACACCATCTTGCAGCACACATTAAAGGAATACAATCTAGTCTGA
- the gnaq gene encoding guanine nucleotide-binding protein G(q) subunit alpha isoform X2 — protein MVMTLDSMLACCMSEEAKEARRINDEIERKLRRDKKDARRELKLLLLGTGESGKSTFIKQMRIIHGSGYSEEDRRGFTKLVYQNIFTSLQAMIQAMETLHIPYKYEFNKANANIVNEVDVEKVYMLVNPYVDAIWSLWNDPGIQECYDRRREYQLSDSTKYYLTSLDRIADRAYVPTLQDVLRVRVPTTGIIEYPFDLQSVIFRMVDVGGQRSERRKWIHCFENVTSIMFLAALKSNGGKQSIV, from the exons ATGGTCATGACACTGGACTCGATGTTGGCGTGCTGCATGAGCGAGGAGGCGAAAGAAGCGCGGCGGATCAATGATGAGATCGAGCGCAAGCTCCGCCGTGACAAGAAAGACGCGCGGCGCGAACTCAAGCTGCTACTATTAG GGACTGGTGAGAGTGGAAAAAGTACCTTTATTAAACAGATGAGAATCATCCATGGCTCAGGGTATTCAGAGGAGGACAGAAGAGGCTTTACCAAGCTGGTCTATCAAAACATCTTCACATCTTTGCAGGCCATGATACAAGCTATGGAAACTCTACATATTCCCTACAAATATGAATTTAATAAG GCCAATGCAAACATTGTCAATGAAGTGGATGTAGAGAAGGTTTACATGCTTGTCAACCCCTATGTAGATGCTATCTGGAGTTTATGGAATGACCCAGGAATTCAGGAGTGTTATGACCGGAGGAGAGAGTACCAGCTCTCAGATTCTACAAAATA CTATCTAACTTCATTGGATCGCATTGCTGATCGTGCCTATGTACCTACCCTGCAAGACGTTCTCAGGGTCAGAGTGCCAACAACAGGCATTATTGAATATCCCTTTGACCTACAGAGTGTCATTTTCAG GATGGTGGATGTAGGTGGCCAGCGGTCAGAAAGGCGAAAGTGGATTCACTGCTTTGAAAACGTCACCTCGATCATGTTCCTGGCAGCACTCA AATCGAATGGAGGAAAGCAAAGCATTGTTTAG